One Herbaspirillum rubrisubalbicans genomic window carries:
- a CDS encoding OmpH family outer membrane protein: MTKSFLSLQTIVMAACLLSFAPAHAQESSKIAFVSTERIFREAAPAKAAQAKLEAEFAKRDRDLQDMAARLKAQSDKLDKDAAVLSDSDRAKRQRDLSDLDKEFQRKQREFREDLNQRRNEELAVVLERTNKVIRQIAESEKYDIVFQEAVYASKRIDITDKVLKELAK; this comes from the coding sequence ATGACCAAATCGTTCCTGTCCCTGCAGACCATCGTGATGGCGGCCTGCCTGTTGAGCTTTGCGCCTGCCCATGCGCAGGAAAGCTCCAAAATCGCTTTCGTGAGCACCGAACGCATCTTCCGCGAAGCGGCGCCCGCCAAGGCGGCACAAGCCAAGCTGGAAGCCGAGTTTGCCAAGCGCGACCGCGATCTGCAAGACATGGCCGCACGCCTGAAGGCACAGTCCGACAAGCTGGACAAGGATGCTGCCGTGCTGTCGGACTCCGACCGCGCCAAGCGCCAGCGTGACCTGTCCGACCTGGATAAGGAATTCCAGCGCAAGCAGCGTGAATTCCGTGAAGACCTGAACCAGCGTCGCAACGAAGAACTGGCCGTGGTGCTGGAACGCACCAACAAGGTGATCCGCCAGATCGCCGAGTCCGAGAAGTACGACATCGTGTTCCAGGAAGCTGTCTATGCTTCCAAGCGCATCGACATCACCGACAAGGTGCTCAAGGAACTGGCCAAGTAA
- the lpxD gene encoding UDP-3-O-(3-hydroxymyristoyl)glucosamine N-acyltransferase — MSIRLQQLVERLGGQLKGDATIAVQGIAPLDAAGVSHITFLSNPKFRAQAEATQAAALILSEADDAQVQGYAGARIVTRNPYAYFARAAQLFQAEAEVRAPAGIHASAVVDPSAQVAADAVIGPLVVIEAGAVIGARARIDAGSFIGHHAKVGEDTHFHARATLHHACEIGARGIVHSGAVIGADGFGFANEAGQWIKIPQVGRVMIGDDVEIGANTTIDRGALADTVIEEGVKLDNQIQIAHNCHIGAHTAIAACAGIAGSAKIGKYCSIGGAAMIHGHITIVDKVHVSAGTLALRSILEPGQYTGFYPITEHRDWEKSAALVRNLGTMREKIRALEKSLKTLTQEQAGQASLSENQEENE, encoded by the coding sequence ATGAGTATTCGACTGCAGCAACTGGTCGAGCGCCTGGGCGGACAGTTGAAGGGTGATGCGACCATCGCGGTCCAGGGCATTGCGCCGCTGGACGCCGCAGGTGTCAGCCACATCACCTTCCTCTCCAATCCCAAGTTCCGCGCACAAGCCGAAGCGACCCAGGCGGCGGCGCTGATCCTGTCCGAGGCTGACGATGCCCAGGTGCAGGGCTACGCCGGCGCCCGTATCGTTACCCGCAACCCCTACGCCTATTTCGCCCGTGCTGCCCAGTTGTTCCAGGCCGAGGCCGAAGTTCGTGCTCCCGCCGGCATCCACGCGAGCGCCGTAGTCGATCCTTCTGCCCAGGTGGCCGCCGATGCCGTGATCGGCCCGCTGGTGGTGATCGAGGCGGGTGCCGTCATCGGCGCCCGTGCCCGCATTGATGCCGGCAGCTTCATCGGTCACCACGCCAAGGTCGGTGAGGATACCCATTTCCATGCCCGCGCCACCCTGCATCACGCCTGTGAGATCGGCGCGCGCGGCATCGTGCATTCGGGCGCGGTGATCGGTGCGGATGGCTTCGGTTTTGCCAACGAAGCCGGGCAATGGATCAAGATCCCGCAGGTAGGGCGCGTGATGATCGGCGATGATGTCGAAATCGGCGCCAATACCACCATCGACCGCGGTGCCCTGGCCGACACCGTGATCGAGGAGGGCGTCAAGCTCGACAACCAGATCCAGATCGCCCACAACTGCCACATCGGCGCGCACACCGCCATTGCCGCCTGTGCCGGCATCGCCGGCAGCGCGAAAATCGGCAAATATTGCTCCATCGGTGGCGCCGCCATGATCCATGGCCACATCACCATCGTGGACAAAGTGCACGTGTCGGCCGGTACGCTGGCCTTGCGTTCCATCCTGGAGCCGGGCCAGTACACCGGCTTCTACCCCATCACGGAACACCGCGATTGGGAAAAATCCGCTGCCTTGGTGCGCAATCTGGGCACGATGCGTGAGAAAATCCGGGCGTTGGAAAAATCGCTTAAAACGTTGACACAAGAACAAGCGGGCCAAGCCTCGCTTTCAGAGAATCAAGAAGAGAATGAATAG
- the fabZ gene encoding 3-hydroxyacyl-ACP dehydratase FabZ, producing the protein MNSLDINQIKQYLPHRYPLLLVDRVLNWESGKTITAIKNVTVNEEFFNGHFPHKPVMPGVLMIEALAQTAALLSFLTEGRKPDENTVVYFVGIDNARFKRPVEPGDQLKMEVEITRRARGIWKYRAVATVDGQVAVEGDLMCTMRSAADASQGA; encoded by the coding sequence ATGAATAGCCTCGACATCAATCAAATCAAACAGTACCTGCCGCACCGCTACCCGCTGCTGCTGGTCGATCGCGTGCTGAACTGGGAGAGCGGCAAGACGATCACCGCCATCAAGAATGTGACTGTGAATGAAGAATTCTTCAACGGACACTTCCCCCACAAGCCGGTGATGCCGGGCGTGCTGATGATCGAGGCACTGGCCCAGACCGCCGCGCTGCTGTCCTTCCTGACCGAAGGCCGCAAGCCCGATGAAAACACCGTGGTCTATTTCGTCGGCATCGACAACGCCCGCTTCAAGCGTCCGGTGGAGCCAGGCGACCAGTTGAAGATGGAAGTGGAAATCACCCGTCGTGCCCGTGGTATCTGGAAGTACCGCGCCGTGGCTACGGTGGACGGCCAGGTGGCGGTGGAAGGCGACCTGATGTGCACCATGCGCAGCGCCGCCGACGCCAGCCAGGGCGCCTGA
- the lpxA gene encoding acyl-ACP--UDP-N-acetylglucosamine O-acyltransferase — MSKIHPSAVIAPGAQIDDSVEIGAYAVIGPDVRIGAGTRIGPHVVIEGHTRIGRDNEIFQFASIGAAPQDKKYAGEPTTMEIGDRNTIREFVTFNRGTVQDAGATRIGNDNWIMAYVHLAHDCQLGSHIILANNATLAGHVHLGDHVFLGGFTTVHQFCHIGAHAMTAFTAAVSQDVPPFVTAAGNRAVPSGINSEGLRRRGFSSEQIMEIKRAYKVIYRAGLPLEEAKQQLAEMEAKSAHSAEHIRLLREFIEASARGIIR; from the coding sequence ATGTCCAAGATCCATCCAAGCGCAGTAATTGCTCCCGGAGCACAGATCGATGACTCCGTCGAGATCGGCGCCTATGCTGTCATCGGCCCTGACGTGCGCATCGGCGCCGGCACCCGCATCGGTCCCCACGTGGTGATCGAAGGCCATACCCGCATCGGCCGCGACAACGAAATTTTCCAGTTTGCCTCCATCGGCGCTGCGCCTCAGGACAAGAAGTATGCGGGCGAGCCCACCACGATGGAAATCGGCGACCGCAACACCATCCGCGAATTCGTCACCTTCAACCGTGGCACCGTCCAGGATGCGGGCGCTACCCGCATCGGCAACGACAACTGGATCATGGCCTACGTTCACCTGGCGCACGACTGCCAGCTGGGCAGCCATATCATCCTGGCCAACAATGCCACCCTGGCCGGCCACGTGCATCTGGGCGACCACGTCTTCCTGGGCGGTTTCACTACCGTTCACCAGTTCTGCCACATCGGTGCGCACGCGATGACCGCCTTCACTGCTGCCGTGAGCCAGGACGTGCCTCCCTTCGTGACCGCCGCTGGCAACCGCGCAGTACCCTCCGGTATCAACAGCGAAGGCTTGCGCCGCCGTGGCTTCAGCAGCGAGCAGATCATGGAGATCAAACGCGCCTATAAGGTGATCTACCGCGCCGGCCTGCCGCTGGAAGAAGCCAAGCAGCAACTGGCCGAGATGGAAGCCAAGTCGGCCCACAGTGCCGAGCACATTCGCCTGCTGCGCGAATTCATCGAGGCTTCGGCCCGTGGCATCATCCGCTGA
- the lpxB gene encoding lipid-A-disaccharide synthase has translation MASSADITRRQSIALVAGESSGDLLGSRLLAGVRERLPEVRLHGIGGEHMMAQGFTSDWPMDKLTVRGLFEVIPRYREIKGIQDALRDKLLADRPDVFVGVDYPGFNLGLEEQLKKAGIPTIHFIGPQIWAWRGWRIKKIQRAVSHMLVIFPFEESIYRQAGVPVTYVGHPLAEVIPLQPDTPGARQRLGLTGPGRVVAILPGSRMSELKQNGEGFLAAARLLQQRDGQLQFVTPMAGERQMAFFEEQIRQGGYEDLGISVIRGQSHSAMEASDAVLVASGTASLEVALYKKPMVISYKVNWASYQIMRHMAYQPWVGLPNILAREFLVPELLQHQATPQALADAMWFQLEDHAHQQRLARRFADLHQSLLRDTSRESANAVCEVMGARRR, from the coding sequence GTGGCATCATCCGCTGACATCACGCGCCGCCAGTCGATCGCACTGGTAGCCGGCGAAAGTTCGGGCGACCTGCTGGGCAGTCGCCTGTTGGCCGGGGTGCGCGAGCGCCTGCCCGAGGTGCGCCTGCATGGCATCGGCGGCGAGCACATGATGGCGCAGGGTTTTACCAGCGACTGGCCGATGGACAAGCTCACCGTGCGCGGCCTGTTCGAGGTGATCCCGCGCTATCGCGAGATCAAGGGCATCCAGGATGCGCTGCGCGACAAGTTGCTGGCCGACCGGCCGGATGTCTTCGTCGGCGTCGATTACCCCGGCTTCAACCTGGGCCTGGAAGAGCAGCTCAAGAAGGCCGGCATCCCGACCATCCACTTCATCGGTCCGCAGATCTGGGCCTGGCGCGGCTGGCGCATCAAGAAGATCCAGCGTGCGGTGTCGCACATGCTGGTGATCTTCCCCTTCGAGGAAAGCATCTACCGCCAGGCCGGCGTGCCGGTCACCTATGTCGGCCATCCGCTGGCCGAGGTGATCCCGCTGCAACCCGATACGCCGGGCGCACGCCAGCGCCTGGGCTTGACCGGGCCGGGCAGGGTGGTGGCCATCCTGCCCGGCAGCCGCATGAGCGAATTGAAGCAAAATGGCGAAGGTTTCCTGGCCGCAGCGCGGCTCTTGCAGCAACGCGATGGGCAATTACAGTTCGTCACGCCCATGGCGGGTGAGCGCCAGATGGCCTTCTTTGAAGAGCAGATTCGCCAGGGTGGATATGAAGATCTGGGCATCAGCGTGATCCGTGGCCAATCGCACAGCGCCATGGAGGCCTCGGATGCAGTGCTGGTGGCCTCCGGCACGGCCTCGCTGGAGGTGGCGCTGTACAAGAAGCCGATGGTGATCTCCTACAAGGTCAACTGGGCCTCGTACCAGATCATGCGGCACATGGCTTATCAGCCCTGGGTTGGCCTGCCCAATATCCTGGCACGCGAATTCCTGGTGCCGGAACTGCTGCAGCACCAGGCCACGCCCCAGGCGCTGGCCGATGCCATGTGGTTCCAGCTGGAAGATCACGCGCACCAGCAACGCCTGGCGCGGCGCTTTGCCGACCTGCATCAGTCCCTGCTGCGCGATACCAGCCGGGAGAGCGCCAACGCGGTATGTGAAGTCATGGGTGCAAGACGCCGTTGA
- the rnhB gene encoding ribonuclease HII: MPKAAPQTLALFDDYTGEIICGVDEAGRGPLAGPVFAAAVILDPARPVKGLRDSKKLSEAARDSLALEIKESALAWAIASCNEQEIDELNILHASMLAMRRAVESLSTLPTLALIDGNRCPVMSIRSEAIVKGDDKVPAISAASILAKTARDAALMVLHDTYPHYGFDRHKGYPTPLHLEMLRLHGVSPVHRRSYAPVRALLSAQTVIPA, translated from the coding sequence ATGCCCAAGGCGGCGCCCCAGACCCTGGCTTTATTCGACGACTATACCGGCGAGATCATCTGCGGGGTCGATGAGGCCGGCCGTGGTCCGCTGGCCGGCCCCGTCTTTGCGGCCGCCGTGATCCTCGATCCGGCGCGTCCGGTCAAGGGCTTGCGTGATTCCAAGAAACTCTCCGAAGCCGCGCGCGACAGCCTGGCGCTGGAAATCAAGGAATCGGCACTGGCCTGGGCCATTGCTTCCTGCAACGAGCAGGAAATCGACGAACTCAACATCCTGCACGCCAGCATGTTGGCCATGCGGCGCGCGGTGGAATCGCTCTCGACGCTGCCCACGCTGGCCTTGATCGATGGCAACCGCTGCCCGGTCATGAGCATCCGTTCCGAAGCCATCGTCAAGGGCGACGACAAGGTGCCGGCCATCTCGGCCGCCTCCATCCTCGCCAAGACTGCCCGCGACGCCGCGCTGATGGTCTTGCACGACACCTATCCGCACTACGGTTTCGACCGCCATAAGGGCTATCCGACCCCCTTGCATCTGGAAATGCTGCGCCTGCATGGCGTCTCGCCGGTCCATCGCCGTTCCTATGCGCCGGTCAGGGCCTTGCTGTCTGCCCAGACCGTGATACCGGCGTGA
- a CDS encoding TrmH family RNA methyltransferase, which yields MKLITSKDNPVFKDLKQLATSSQARRRAGQSLLDGVHLAQAWLQHRGAPQVCVVAESAQYHPEVAPILAQCEALHAQCLVLADRLYDAISTVENGVGLLLLVTTPEPAAPTSLKESAVLLDGLQDPGNLGSILRSAAAAGVKQVFCSPGTAAAWSPKVLRAGMGAHFVLDIFENADLVALCAASRIPLLATSSHAAQTIYDCDLSGPVAWLLGHEGQGVSAALQDAATHEVVIPHLGEMESLNVAAAAAVCLFEQLRQRTVGR from the coding sequence ATGAAACTGATCACCTCCAAGGACAATCCGGTCTTCAAGGACTTGAAGCAACTGGCCACCAGCAGCCAGGCCCGCCGCCGTGCCGGCCAGAGCCTGCTGGATGGCGTACACCTGGCGCAGGCCTGGCTGCAACATCGTGGCGCGCCGCAGGTGTGCGTGGTGGCTGAGAGCGCCCAGTATCACCCTGAGGTGGCTCCCATCCTGGCGCAATGTGAAGCTTTGCACGCACAATGCCTGGTGCTGGCCGACAGGCTCTATGACGCCATCAGCACGGTCGAAAATGGCGTGGGCTTGCTGCTGCTGGTGACCACACCAGAGCCTGCTGCGCCCACGTCCTTGAAGGAATCGGCCGTGCTGCTTGATGGCCTGCAGGATCCGGGCAATCTCGGCTCCATCCTGCGCAGCGCAGCTGCGGCGGGCGTGAAGCAGGTGTTCTGTTCGCCCGGTACGGCGGCAGCCTGGTCGCCCAAGGTCTTGCGTGCCGGTATGGGCGCGCACTTCGTGCTGGATATCTTCGAGAATGCCGATCTGGTCGCCCTGTGCGCCGCCAGTCGCATCCCCTTGCTGGCCACCAGCTCGCACGCGGCCCAGACCATCTATGACTGCGACCTGTCCGGTCCGGTGGCCTGGCTGCTGGGGCATGAAGGGCAGGGGGTGTCAGCGGCCTTGCAAGATGCGGCCACGCATGAAGTGGTGATTCCGCACCTGGGCGAGATGGAGTCGCTCAACGTCGCTGCCGCTGCTGCGGTCTGCCTGTTCGAACAACTGCGCCAGCGCACCGTCGGGCGTTGA
- a CDS encoding DUF6314 family protein has protein sequence MAVLPPRHMADMAALADYFLGEWIFTRTIWEGSDTPQATATGELSFTAGTLPGQLIYREHGQLRMVGAPDRLIPFSRVFDYRFGADRLAVLFADGERIGQPYQDYLLQGVELVPAADHLCGADCYNAVYTAHSEDCFTMETTINGPKKCTRVRSEFSRRLSLSASPA, from the coding sequence ATGGCCGTCTTGCCGCCACGCCACATGGCCGACATGGCCGCCCTGGCCGACTACTTCTTGGGGGAATGGATCTTCACCCGGACCATCTGGGAGGGCAGCGACACCCCCCAGGCTACGGCGACTGGTGAACTGAGCTTCACTGCCGGCACGCTCCCTGGCCAGTTGATCTATCGCGAGCATGGCCAGTTGCGCATGGTCGGTGCGCCTGACCGTCTGATCCCGTTTTCCCGCGTCTTTGACTATCGCTTCGGCGCAGATCGCCTGGCGGTGCTGTTCGCCGATGGCGAGCGCATCGGCCAGCCTTACCAGGACTACCTGCTGCAAGGGGTGGAACTGGTGCCGGCCGCCGATCACCTGTGCGGCGCGGATTGCTATAACGCGGTGTATACAGCCCATAGTGAAGATTGCTTCACTATGGAGACCACCATCAACGGCCCCAAGAAATGTACACGCGTGCGGAGTGAATTTTCACGCCGACTTTCGCTCAGCGCGTCTCCAGCTTGA
- the ppsR gene encoding posphoenolpyruvate synthetase regulatory kinase/phosphorylase PpsR, with translation MLDPMPIPHPSPLLAANRTVFFVSDGTGITAETFGHSVLSQFELRFKQVRLPFIDTLEKAHDATRKINEAYSVDGKLPIVFSTLVKSELSSVIRRAKAMHMDLFQTFVEPLEQELEMKSTHTIGRSHNTTDSEEYRNRIEAINFSLAHDDGQSNKNLSEADVILVGVSRSGKTPTSLYLAMQFGIKCANYPLIPEDFERDKLPSGLVMHKKKIFGLTIAAERLSEVRNERRPGSKYAALENCRYEINEAEKMMRREGIRWMSSTTKSIEEIAATILQEIKLETR, from the coding sequence ATGCTCGACCCCATGCCGATCCCGCACCCTTCCCCTCTCCTGGCCGCCAACCGCACCGTGTTCTTCGTCTCCGACGGCACCGGGATCACGGCGGAGACCTTCGGGCACTCGGTGTTAAGCCAGTTCGAGCTGCGTTTCAAGCAGGTGCGTCTGCCCTTCATCGACACCCTGGAAAAGGCGCACGACGCCACCCGCAAGATCAACGAAGCCTATTCGGTGGATGGCAAGCTGCCCATCGTCTTCTCGACCCTGGTGAAGTCGGAGCTGTCTTCGGTGATCCGCCGCGCCAAGGCCATGCACATGGACCTGTTCCAGACCTTCGTGGAGCCGCTGGAGCAGGAGCTGGAAATGAAGTCCACCCACACCATCGGCCGCAGCCACAACACCACCGACTCCGAGGAATACCGCAACCGCATTGAAGCCATCAACTTCTCGCTGGCGCACGATGATGGACAATCAAACAAGAACCTCTCGGAAGCGGATGTGATCCTGGTGGGCGTGTCGCGCTCGGGCAAGACCCCCACCAGCCTGTACCTGGCCATGCAGTTCGGCATCAAGTGCGCCAACTATCCGCTGATCCCGGAAGACTTCGAGCGCGACAAGCTGCCCAGCGGGCTGGTGATGCACAAGAAGAAGATCTTCGGCCTCACCATTGCCGCCGAACGGCTCTCGGAAGTGCGCAATGAGCGTCGTCCGGGCAGCAAATATGCAGCGCTGGAAAATTGCCGCTATGAAATCAATGAGGCAGAGAAGATGATGCGGCGCGAAGGCATTCGCTGGATGTCCTCCACCACCAAGTCCATCGAGGAAATCGCCGCCACCATCCTGCAGGAAATCAAGCTGGAGACGCGCTGA
- the ppsA gene encoding phosphoenolpyruvate synthase → MTDVESVGGKNASLGEMISQLAGAGVRVPGGFATTAQAFRDFLEHSADGGPTLAARIAKRLEGLDIDDVRALAQAGAEIRQWIVETPFQPRLDQEIRAFYDKLVADSTAEMSFAVRSSATAEDLPDASFAGQQETFLNVVGIDNVLEAMKHVFASLYNDRAISYRVHKGFTHAEVALSAGVQRMVRSDVGAAGVMFTIDTESGFKDVVFITSSYGLGETVVQGAVNPDEYYVHKPMLELGKQPVIRRNLGSKLIKMEFTGEAKAGRSVKTVDVPVELRNRYSLTDAEVVELAKYATIIEKHYQRPMDIEWGKDGRDGKLYILQARPETVKSQQKATDAQQRFKLKSSGTVLATGRAIGQKIGAGPVRVISDPAEMERVQPGDVLVADMTDPNWEPVMKRASAIVTNRGGRTCHAAIIARELGVPAVVGCGDATEVLKDGNLVTVSCAEGDEGKIYDGLLETEVTEVARGELPPIPLKVMMNVGNPQLAFDFQSIPNGGVGLARLEFIINNNIGVHPKAILEYPNIDADLKKAVESVARGHASPKAFYVDKLAEGIATIAAAFWPKPVIVRLSDFKSNEYKKLIGGSRYEPDEENPMLGFRGAARYLAHDFAEAFQMECQAMKRVREDMGLTNVEVMVPFVRTLGQAEKVIGLLGKYGLKRGENGLRVIMMCEVPSNAILADQFLEHFDGFSIGSNDLTQLTLGLDRDSGMELLAADFDERDPAVQALLTKVITTCREKGKYVGICGQGPSDHPDFAQWLMEQGIESISLNPDTVIDTWQQLAKK, encoded by the coding sequence ATGACGGACGTCGAGTCCGTCGGTGGCAAAAACGCATCGCTGGGTGAAATGATCTCCCAGTTGGCCGGCGCGGGTGTGCGCGTGCCGGGCGGTTTCGCTACGACTGCGCAAGCTTTCCGTGATTTCCTGGAGCACAGCGCCGATGGCGGCCCGACCCTGGCCGCCCGTATCGCCAAGCGTCTCGAAGGCTTGGATATCGATGACGTGCGTGCACTGGCGCAAGCCGGTGCCGAGATCCGCCAATGGATCGTCGAGACCCCGTTCCAGCCGCGCCTGGACCAGGAAATCCGTGCCTTCTACGACAAGCTGGTGGCCGATTCGACCGCCGAGATGTCCTTCGCCGTGCGCTCCTCCGCCACCGCAGAAGACCTGCCCGACGCGTCCTTCGCCGGTCAGCAGGAAACCTTCCTGAACGTGGTCGGCATCGACAACGTGCTCGAAGCCATGAAGCATGTCTTCGCTTCGCTCTACAACGACCGCGCGATCTCCTATCGCGTCCACAAGGGCTTCACCCACGCCGAAGTGGCATTGTCCGCTGGCGTGCAGCGCATGGTGCGTTCGGATGTGGGCGCCGCTGGCGTGATGTTTACCATCGACACCGAATCCGGCTTCAAGGATGTGGTCTTCATCACCTCCAGCTATGGCCTGGGCGAAACCGTGGTGCAGGGCGCCGTCAACCCGGACGAATACTACGTCCACAAGCCCATGCTGGAACTGGGCAAGCAGCCGGTGATCCGCCGCAACCTGGGTTCCAAGCTGATCAAGATGGAATTCACCGGCGAAGCCAAGGCCGGCCGTTCGGTCAAGACCGTGGACGTGCCGGTGGAACTGCGCAACCGCTATTCCCTGACCGACGCCGAAGTGGTGGAACTGGCCAAGTACGCCACCATCATCGAGAAGCACTACCAGCGTCCGATGGACATCGAATGGGGCAAGGACGGCCGCGACGGCAAGCTCTACATCCTGCAGGCCCGTCCCGAAACCGTGAAGTCGCAGCAAAAGGCCACCGATGCCCAGCAGCGCTTCAAGCTCAAGAGCTCGGGCACCGTGCTGGCCACCGGCCGTGCGATTGGCCAGAAGATCGGCGCCGGTCCGGTGCGCGTCATCAGCGATCCGGCTGAAATGGAACGCGTGCAACCCGGCGACGTGCTGGTGGCCGACATGACCGACCCCAACTGGGAGCCGGTCATGAAGCGCGCCTCGGCCATCGTCACCAACCGTGGCGGCCGTACCTGCCACGCCGCCATCATCGCCCGCGAACTGGGCGTGCCGGCCGTGGTTGGTTGCGGCGACGCGACCGAAGTGTTGAAGGATGGCAACCTGGTGACGGTCTCCTGCGCCGAAGGCGACGAAGGCAAGATCTATGACGGCCTGCTGGAAACCGAAGTGACCGAAGTGGCCCGTGGCGAACTGCCGCCGATCCCGCTGAAGGTGATGATGAACGTGGGCAACCCGCAACTGGCCTTCGACTTCCAGTCGATCCCCAACGGCGGTGTCGGCCTGGCGCGTCTGGAATTCATCATCAACAACAATATCGGCGTGCACCCCAAGGCCATCCTGGAATACCCGAACATCGACGCCGACCTGAAGAAGGCCGTCGAATCGGTAGCCCGTGGCCATGCCTCACCCAAGGCCTTCTACGTCGACAAGCTGGCTGAAGGTATCGCCACCATCGCCGCGGCCTTCTGGCCCAAGCCGGTGATCGTGCGCCTGTCGGACTTCAAGTCCAACGAGTACAAGAAGCTGATCGGCGGTTCGCGCTACGAGCCGGACGAAGAAAACCCGATGCTGGGCTTCCGTGGCGCCGCGCGCTACCTGGCGCACGACTTCGCCGAAGCCTTCCAGATGGAATGCCAGGCCATGAAGCGTGTGCGTGAAGACATGGGCCTGACCAACGTCGAGGTGATGGTGCCCTTCGTGCGTACCCTGGGCCAGGCCGAGAAGGTCATTGGTCTGTTGGGCAAGTATGGTCTCAAGCGTGGCGAGAACGGCCTGCGCGTCATCATGATGTGCGAAGTGCCGTCCAACGCCATCCTGGCCGATCAGTTCCTGGAGCACTTCGATGGCTTCTCCATCGGTTCCAACGACCTGACCCAACTGACCCTGGGCCTGGACCGCGATTCCGGCATGGAACTGCTGGCGGCGGACTTCGATGAGCGCGATCCGGCCGTGCAGGCCTTGCTGACCAAGGTCATCACCACTTGCCGCGAAAAGGGCAAGTACGTGGGTATCTGCGGCCAAGGTCCTTCGGATCACCCGGACTTCGCACAGTGGCTGATGGAGCAGGGCATCGAGTCCATCTCGCTGAACCCGGATACCGTCATCGACACCTGGCAGCAACTGGCCAAGAAGTGA
- a CDS encoding NfeD family protein: MTDWSLWLVLAGGLLGAELFTGSFYLLMIALGLVAGAIAAWCGLMLEWQLLVAAVVGVAAVLGLRHSPYGRLRRSSANDDPNVLLDIGQSIEVPAWQAHGQQYLARVPYRGAQWDVELLPGHHALPGSYVIREIRGSRLLVAPR; encoded by the coding sequence ATGACGGACTGGTCACTCTGGCTGGTGCTGGCCGGCGGGCTGCTGGGTGCAGAACTCTTCACAGGCAGCTTTTACCTGCTCATGATCGCGCTGGGCCTGGTGGCCGGCGCCATCGCGGCCTGGTGCGGGCTGATGCTGGAGTGGCAGTTGCTGGTGGCGGCCGTGGTGGGTGTGGCCGCCGTGCTGGGCTTGCGTCACAGTCCTTATGGCCGCCTGCGCCGCAGTAGCGCCAATGACGATCCCAATGTCTTGCTGGATATCGGCCAGAGCATCGAGGTGCCGGCCTGGCAAGCCCATGGCCAGCAATATCTCGCCCGCGTGCCGTATCGCGGCGCGCAATGGGATGTCGAGCTCTTGCCCGGCCATCATGCGCTGCCGGGCAGCTACGTCATCCGCGAAATCCGTGGCAGCCGCCTGCTGGTGGCGCCACGCTGA
- a CDS encoding SPFH domain-containing protein, whose translation MLGSVTLVIFFLAIVFVVQTVKVVPQQHAWVVERLGKYHATLAPGLNIVVPFIDRVAYKHVLKEIPLDVPPQVCITKDNTQLQVDGILYFQITDPMRASYGSSNYIAAITQLAQTTLRSVIGKMELDKTFEERDHINTAIVSAIDESAENWGVKVLRYEIKDLTPPKEILHAMQAQITAEREKRALIAASEGRKQEQINIATGEREAAIARSEGEKQASINRAQGQAAAILAIAEASAEAIRKTAAAIQQPGGSDAVNLKVAEQYVDAFGKLAKANNSIIVPANLSDMSGLIASALQVVKQQK comes from the coding sequence ATGCTGGGCAGCGTCACTCTGGTCATCTTCTTCCTCGCCATCGTCTTCGTCGTGCAGACGGTCAAGGTGGTCCCGCAGCAGCACGCCTGGGTGGTCGAACGCCTGGGTAAATACCACGCCACGCTGGCACCGGGCCTGAACATCGTGGTGCCCTTCATCGACCGCGTGGCCTACAAGCACGTGCTCAAGGAAATTCCGCTGGATGTGCCGCCGCAGGTCTGCATCACCAAGGACAACACGCAGTTGCAGGTGGATGGCATCCTGTATTTCCAGATCACCGATCCGATGCGCGCCTCTTATGGTTCGTCCAACTACATCGCCGCCATCACGCAACTGGCCCAGACCACGCTGCGTTCGGTGATCGGCAAGATGGAACTGGACAAGACCTTCGAGGAACGCGACCACATCAACACCGCCATCGTCAGCGCCATCGATGAATCGGCCGAGAATTGGGGCGTGAAGGTGTTGCGCTACGAGATCAAGGACCTGACTCCGCCCAAGGAAATCCTGCACGCCATGCAGGCCCAGATCACCGCCGAGCGCGAGAAGCGCGCCCTGATCGCCGCCTCCGAAGGCCGCAAGCAGGAACAGATCAACATCGCCACCGGCGAGCGCGAAGCCGCCATCGCCCGTTCCGAAGGCGAGAAGCAGGCTTCCATCAACCGCGCCCAAGGCCAGGCCGCTGCCATCCTCGCCATTGCCGAAGCCAGTGCCGAGGCCATCCGCAAGACCGCTGCCGCGATCCAGCAACCGGGCGGTTCGGACGCCGTCAACCTGAAGGTGGCCGAGCAATATGTGGATGCCTTCGGCAAGCTGGCCAAGGCCAATAACTCCATCATCGTGCCAGCCAACCTGTCGGACATGAGCGGGCTGATCGCCTCGGCCCTGCAAGTGGTCAAGCAACAGAAATAA